The following proteins are co-located in the Schistocerca nitens isolate TAMUIC-IGC-003100 chromosome 2, iqSchNite1.1, whole genome shotgun sequence genome:
- the LOC126235446 gene encoding gustatory and pheromone receptor 32a-like, whose protein sequence is MTVYLVILDPLVTLQFVVFVLELWAGFKALNSAVLQTVATENSSCVVATLLGLSGTPPGSTSGNLHNLRWTHLLLRRAAEVLQDHFGMTLALDLSYTISGIICSSHEIVVAMSRQKEVVGILYVGATRQSLLWLVLHVWKLSALTLCCSAVSTEAAATRLLLQRAFAFHRTPSPQMAALLRLVALSPQLRFTAAGFVTVDRGLLVSALAAAVTYLVLLTQFSGSF, encoded by the coding sequence ATGACTGTATATCTCGTGATACTTGACCCTCTAGTAACGCTGCAATTCGTAGTATTCGTGCTGGAACTGTGGGCTGGATTCAAGGCACTGAACAGTGCTGTTCTTCAGACGGTCGCGACAGAAAATAGCTCATGTGTGGTGGCTACACTTCTGGGTCTCTCAGGTACACCACCAGGTAGTACATCGGGCAACCTCCACAATCTGCGATGGACACATCTGTTACTACGCAGGGCTGCGGAAGTCCTACAGGATCATTTCGGAATGACACTAGCACTGGACCTCTCTTATACCATATCTGGGATCATCTGCAGCTCGCACGAGATAGTCGTAGCCATGAGCCGCCAAAAAGAGGTGGTCGGCATCCTGTACGTCGGAGCGACACGCCAGTCACTGCTGTGGCTGGTGCTGCACGTGTGGAAGCTGTCGGCGCTGACGCTGTGCTGCTCGGCTGTTTCCACGGAGGCGGCGGCCACGCGGCTGCTGCTGCAGAGGGCGTTCGCCTTCCACCGCACACCGAGTCCCCAGATGGCGGCGCTGCTGCGGCTGGTCGCACTCAGTCCACAGCTCCGCTTCACCGCCGCCGGGTTCGTCACCGTCGACCGCGGCTTGCTGGTGTCCGCCCTAGCTGCGGCAGTCACCTACTTGGTCTTGCTGACTCAGTTCAGCGGGAGCTTCTGA